From a region of the Chitinophaga caseinilytica genome:
- a CDS encoding response regulator transcription factor, whose protein sequence is MQPVILLADDNEEILDFVSSILQPEYQVIRTENGRDAVTLLHQENVDLVISDVMMPFMDGFELCKTIKTTFAISHIPVILLTAKNTLRSKIEGLETGADAYIEKPFSTAFLKVQIANLLSNRNKIRQYFASTPQAPIQAMAHTSEDAAFLHSIHQFILQELENTELDVEHLSRHVNMSRVSLYRKIKAISDLTPHELINVTRLKKAAELLASRNLRIYEVAMMTGFKSQTHFGKNFIKQFGVSPSQYVQQQRGITAE, encoded by the coding sequence ATGCAACCTGTTATACTGCTGGCAGACGATAACGAAGAGATCCTGGACTTCGTTTCCTCCATCCTTCAACCCGAATACCAGGTCATCCGCACCGAAAACGGCCGCGATGCCGTAACGCTGCTGCACCAGGAAAACGTAGACCTCGTTATTTCCGACGTCATGATGCCGTTCATGGACGGTTTCGAGCTGTGCAAAACCATCAAGACCACGTTCGCCATCAGCCATATCCCCGTCATCCTCCTCACGGCCAAAAACACGCTGCGTTCCAAGATCGAAGGGCTGGAAACGGGGGCCGATGCGTATATCGAAAAACCCTTTTCCACGGCTTTCCTCAAAGTCCAGATCGCCAACCTGCTCAGCAACCGCAATAAAATCCGCCAGTACTTCGCCAGCACGCCGCAGGCGCCCATCCAGGCGATGGCGCACACGAGCGAAGACGCGGCGTTCCTCCATTCCATCCACCAGTTCATTTTGCAGGAGCTGGAAAATACCGAGCTGGACGTGGAGCACCTTTCCCGCCATGTGAACATGAGCCGGGTAAGCCTCTACCGCAAAATCAAGGCGATCTCCGACCTCACGCCCCACGAGCTCATCAATGTTACCCGCCTCAAGAAAGCCGCGGAACTCCTCGCCTCCCGGAACCTCCGGATTTATGAAGTGGCCATGATGACCGGGTTCAAATCCCAAACCCATTTCGGCAAGAATTTCATCAAACAATTCGGCGTATCCCCCAGCCAATACGTGCAGCAACAACGCGGCATCACCGCGGAATGA
- a CDS encoding 1,4-beta-xylanase: MKRKIVHVWLFCLAFVMPAKAQNERPVWSKEQAWKWHKSTPWMAGANFYPASAINQLEMWQAGSFDTATISRDLGYAAGIGMKVMRVYLHHLAWKEDKAGFKQRMNTYLTIANRHGIRTIFTIFDDCWNTTYAAGTQPAPKPGIHNSGWVQDPGRLLHDDPSLMATLETYVKDVLKTFAKDRRILLWDLYNEPGNSGWGDKSMPLLKNVFIWGRTVNPSQPLSAGVWNFNLKNLTKFQLEQSDVITYHDYTDRHLIVADSLLKATGKPLVCTEYMARTRNSHFANTLPGLKERGIIAVNWGLVQGKSNTIYAWDTPMKDGAEPKVWFHDIFRPDGRPYDASETALIRRLTLGR; this comes from the coding sequence ATGAAAAGAAAGATTGTGCATGTATGGCTGTTTTGCCTGGCGTTCGTGATGCCGGCGAAAGCGCAAAACGAAAGGCCGGTATGGTCTAAAGAGCAAGCATGGAAATGGCATAAGTCCACCCCATGGATGGCGGGCGCCAATTTTTACCCGGCTTCGGCCATCAACCAGCTGGAGATGTGGCAGGCGGGATCGTTCGACACGGCCACCATTTCCCGGGATCTCGGCTATGCCGCGGGTATCGGGATGAAAGTGATGCGCGTGTACCTCCATCACCTGGCCTGGAAAGAAGACAAAGCCGGCTTCAAGCAGCGCATGAACACGTACCTCACCATCGCAAACCGCCATGGCATCCGCACGATCTTCACCATTTTCGACGACTGCTGGAACACTACATACGCCGCGGGAACGCAGCCTGCACCCAAACCGGGCATCCACAACTCGGGCTGGGTGCAGGACCCGGGGCGCCTTCTCCACGACGATCCCTCGCTCATGGCCACCCTGGAAACTTACGTGAAAGACGTGCTCAAAACTTTCGCCAAAGACCGCCGCATCCTGCTGTGGGACCTTTACAATGAGCCCGGCAATTCCGGATGGGGCGATAAATCCATGCCCTTGCTGAAAAACGTGTTCATCTGGGGCCGTACCGTGAACCCGAGCCAGCCCCTGAGCGCGGGCGTATGGAATTTCAACCTGAAAAATCTCACAAAATTCCAATTGGAGCAATCCGACGTGATCACTTACCACGACTACACAGACAGGCACCTCATCGTTGCGGATTCCCTGTTGAAGGCCACCGGCAAGCCGCTGGTGTGCACGGAATACATGGCCCGCACGCGCAACAGTCATTTCGCCAATACCTTGCCCGGACTGAAAGAGCGGGGCATCATTGCAGTGAACTGGGGCCTGGTGCAGGGCAAATCGAACACTATTTACGCCTGGGACACGCCCATGAAAGACGGCGCCGAGCCGAAGGTGTGGTTCCACGATATCTTCCGGCCCGACGGGCGCCCTTACGATGCATCGGAAACGGCGCTCATCCGCCGGTTGACGCTGGGCAGATAG
- a CDS encoding RagB/SusD family nutrient uptake outer membrane protein, which translates to MKKIFSIILLASMFAGGCKPESEFLTVDPTNILNNEQAFNDPALVLSMLANFYNRQSDFSTVKNWESMADFSESFPSQNGGPKSIVERNQWDFGAWSTWDYTLIRELNLFLQRLSAATKLKDDEKKRFAAEGRFLRAYYYFEMVKRMGGVPLVLEPMTWDYKGDPTYLQHARTTEAAMYDFVIAEMQAIRNDLPADVNVKSRASRGAALAMECRAALYAGSIAKYGGLTPSVSLPGGEVGIPVAKAQDYYTKSLAAAQLLITGTAGTYGLYKRNADLSENFAALFYDKVSNPESIFIEDFKLKSGKVHGFTQVNQPRFGAEEEEGGRINPSLNLVQAFEKLDNTFGPLPIKDGAGNPIYYNNQTDIFAGRDARLAGTVMLPGTSFKRRQVDIWAGYVLADGSVITGDDRGSQKTLPGQTQPVQVVGFDGPIHGKEFTAQSGFYLRKYLDPTVGSGSRGTGSEVPFIRYRYAEVLLNAAEAAFELGQTGVAAGYMNQVRERAGLIVPLGAGDINLGRIMHERRAELSFEGHIVFDQKRWRNAHVLWDGVPMNEADLLSNIGSPAKHNTQPYSLWPYKIHHPGSPTHGKWIYRIIKSPLVTGTNRFRLGNYYSFINNDIRSNNPKIVPNPNQD; encoded by the coding sequence ATGAAAAAGATTTTTTCCATCATATTACTGGCGTCGATGTTTGCGGGGGGATGCAAGCCCGAAAGCGAATTCCTCACCGTAGACCCGACGAACATTCTCAATAACGAGCAGGCGTTCAACGATCCCGCGCTGGTGCTGTCGATGCTCGCGAATTTCTACAACCGGCAGTCCGATTTCTCCACCGTAAAAAACTGGGAATCGATGGCGGATTTCAGCGAAAGCTTTCCGTCGCAGAACGGCGGGCCGAAGTCGATCGTGGAGCGCAACCAGTGGGATTTCGGGGCCTGGAGCACCTGGGACTATACCCTCATCCGCGAACTGAACCTCTTCCTGCAAAGGCTGAGCGCGGCCACCAAGTTAAAAGACGACGAGAAAAAGCGTTTCGCGGCCGAAGGGCGCTTCCTCCGCGCTTATTACTATTTCGAAATGGTGAAAAGGATGGGCGGCGTACCGCTGGTCCTCGAGCCCATGACCTGGGACTACAAGGGCGACCCCACGTATCTCCAGCATGCGCGTACTACCGAAGCGGCCATGTACGACTTCGTGATCGCCGAAATGCAAGCCATCCGCAACGATCTGCCGGCCGATGTGAACGTGAAATCGCGCGCCAGTCGCGGTGCGGCCCTGGCCATGGAGTGCCGGGCGGCGCTGTATGCGGGCTCCATCGCCAAATACGGCGGGCTCACGCCTTCGGTGTCTTTGCCGGGCGGCGAAGTGGGCATCCCCGTCGCGAAAGCGCAGGATTACTACACCAAATCCCTCGCCGCGGCGCAGCTCCTCATCACCGGTACGGCAGGAACTTACGGGCTGTACAAGCGCAACGCCGACCTTTCCGAGAATTTCGCGGCGCTGTTTTACGACAAGGTGAGCAATCCCGAAAGCATTTTCATCGAGGATTTCAAACTGAAAAGCGGGAAAGTGCACGGGTTTACGCAGGTGAACCAGCCGCGCTTCGGGGCCGAAGAGGAAGAAGGCGGGAGGATCAATCCTTCCCTGAACCTGGTGCAGGCTTTCGAAAAACTCGATAACACGTTCGGGCCGCTGCCGATCAAGGATGGCGCGGGCAACCCGATCTATTACAACAACCAGACGGATATTTTCGCCGGCCGCGATGCACGGCTCGCCGGCACGGTGATGCTGCCGGGCACCAGCTTCAAGCGCCGCCAGGTGGATATCTGGGCAGGATACGTGCTGGCAGACGGTTCCGTAATCACGGGAGACGACCGCGGTTCCCAGAAAACCCTGCCGGGGCAAACGCAGCCGGTGCAGGTAGTCGGGTTCGACGGGCCCATCCACGGCAAGGAATTTACCGCGCAATCCGGTTTCTATCTCCGCAAGTACCTCGACCCCACCGTGGGATCGGGCTCGCGGGGCACGGGGAGCGAAGTGCCGTTTATCCGGTACCGTTATGCGGAAGTGTTGCTGAACGCTGCCGAAGCCGCCTTTGAACTGGGGCAGACCGGGGTGGCGGCGGGCTACATGAACCAGGTGCGCGAGCGCGCAGGGCTCATTGTTCCCCTCGGCGCGGGAGACATCAACCTCGGCCGCATCATGCACGAGCGCCGCGCGGAGCTTTCCTTCGAAGGGCATATCGTGTTCGACCAGAAAAGATGGCGCAACGCGCATGTGCTGTGGGATGGCGTGCCCATGAACGAGGCAGACCTGCTGTCGAACATCGGTTCGCCGGCCAAGCACAACACGCAGCCGTACTCGCTCTGGCCGTATAAAATCCATCATCCCGGCAGCCCGACCCACGGGAAATGGATTTACCGGATCATCAAATCGCCGCTGGTGACGGGCACCAACCGGTTCCGGCTCGGCAATTACTATTCGTTCATCAACAACGATATCCGGTCCAACAACCCGAAGATCGTTCCCAACCCGAACCAGGACTAA
- a CDS encoding ligand-binding sensor domain-containing protein, translated as MQSIVSILTLLCLSFATPVAAQQFYFRDYQVEDGLSHNTVFCVVQDKQGFIWAGTKDGLNRFDGREFRVFREKAGDSTAIGDNFIFSLCVDDNGQLYVGTGNGLFRYLAATESFERAPSPAGQDANALRADRQGNIWFVSWGRPWRYDPNKNICAPVSGSGVPPAVSNIHIAKDGKVWFATPGGDIRLLGDSLGRWDVWHHSPKPHTHLITHLHALPDGRLLVGTANQGLKLLDPAKNTYEDIITWSDGDVGVYVRYIAHHGGDDYWIATESGIYIVNVTSKHCINLRKQYNNPYSLTDNAIYCLHKDREGGMWAGSYFGGINYYPKQYTYFEKYWPDNTAHTLSGNAVREICEDMYGNIWAGTEDNGVNRVDVKTGRIRQYTPRNNGSKALSHTNIHGLYADGNRLWIGTLDNGVDVMDIRTGNTVAHFAAGPESFSSNFILYFYRTRDGDMLVGTGRELARYDSAAGRFRKVEEVPVSSQRSIAEAADGTLWMATSDNGVQWYRKRTGEHGGYHHDPKDSFSLAGNNVNTILIDRSQRIWAGTEGRGISRLDGSGRWRHYTMAEGLPSDYIFRLLEDRRGRIWATTSRGLVQLEPESGAVKIFTTSHGLLNNQFNYNSGYQDKEGNMYIGSVKGMIRFNPDKFLPDTSAAPVYITGMDVRNMTMGPDEKRNIHYSKKITLPYDKANFNIAFAALSFTAPDLISYAYRMEGLDNDWIWLKNNRTVYFTDLKPGHYTFYVTTTDANGKRRPGAAMLQIEITPPFWATSWAYLLYALAFVSTGYYAIARYHRQQTFKQKRRMEALQLKKEKELYQAKVDFLTNVAHEINTPLTLIKGPLEEIMEHPGALAENKHHLAIMERNTNRLVQLTNQLLDFRQTEASGFRLDFELLDLRKILQDTYDNFRLPAQQRKLQFHVELPENELNAWADEESVNKIFSNLFSNAIKYGQTKVEARLETAGGQVRLTVANDGPLIPEDMRERIFAPFVRLRENEKQKGTGIGLSICRSLTALHKGELYVTAESGLNIFTWTIPEGASINLVN; from the coding sequence TTGCAGTCGATCGTTTCCATACTGACTTTGCTATGCCTTTCCTTCGCTACGCCCGTAGCGGCGCAGCAATTCTATTTCAGGGATTACCAGGTGGAAGACGGCCTGTCCCACAACACCGTGTTCTGCGTGGTGCAAGACAAGCAGGGGTTCATCTGGGCGGGCACCAAAGACGGGCTCAACCGGTTCGACGGGCGAGAGTTCCGCGTGTTCCGTGAAAAGGCGGGAGACAGTACGGCCATCGGCGACAATTTTATTTTCTCTTTGTGTGTGGACGATAACGGCCAGTTGTACGTAGGTACCGGGAACGGACTGTTCCGATACCTCGCGGCCACGGAAAGCTTCGAACGGGCGCCGTCTCCGGCTGGCCAGGATGCGAACGCGCTCAGGGCAGACCGGCAGGGGAATATCTGGTTCGTGAGCTGGGGGCGCCCCTGGCGGTACGACCCCAACAAAAATATCTGTGCGCCCGTTTCGGGTAGCGGCGTTCCACCGGCTGTCAGCAATATCCATATCGCCAAAGATGGGAAAGTATGGTTCGCCACGCCAGGCGGAGACATCCGGCTGCTCGGCGACTCCCTGGGCCGGTGGGACGTATGGCATCATTCCCCCAAACCCCACACCCACCTCATCACGCATCTGCATGCATTGCCAGACGGAAGATTGCTGGTAGGCACGGCCAACCAGGGCCTCAAACTCCTCGATCCCGCGAAAAATACGTATGAAGATATCATCACCTGGTCAGACGGCGACGTGGGTGTCTATGTGCGGTACATCGCCCATCACGGCGGAGACGACTATTGGATCGCCACGGAATCGGGGATCTACATCGTCAACGTAACCTCCAAACATTGCATCAATCTGCGGAAGCAGTACAATAATCCGTACAGTCTTACCGACAATGCCATTTACTGCCTCCACAAAGACCGGGAAGGCGGCATGTGGGCGGGGAGCTATTTCGGGGGCATCAATTACTACCCAAAACAATACACGTATTTCGAAAAATACTGGCCAGACAATACCGCGCATACTCTCAGCGGCAACGCCGTCCGCGAAATATGCGAAGACATGTACGGGAACATCTGGGCGGGAACGGAAGACAATGGCGTGAACCGCGTGGATGTGAAAACCGGCCGCATCCGGCAGTACACGCCCCGCAACAACGGCAGCAAAGCCCTCTCCCACACCAATATCCACGGATTGTACGCAGACGGGAACCGCCTCTGGATCGGCACGCTGGACAACGGCGTGGATGTGATGGACATCCGGACGGGCAATACCGTCGCCCATTTCGCCGCCGGCCCCGAATCGTTTTCCAGCAACTTCATTTTGTATTTCTACCGCACGCGCGACGGCGATATGCTCGTAGGCACCGGCCGCGAACTGGCGCGCTACGACTCCGCGGCGGGGCGTTTCCGGAAAGTGGAAGAAGTGCCGGTCAGCAGCCAGCGCAGCATCGCCGAAGCGGCAGACGGAACGCTGTGGATGGCCACTTCCGACAACGGCGTGCAATGGTACCGCAAGCGGACCGGCGAGCATGGCGGATATCATCACGACCCGAAAGATTCGTTCTCCCTGGCCGGGAACAATGTCAATACCATTTTGATCGACCGGTCGCAGCGGATCTGGGCGGGCACGGAAGGACGGGGGATTTCGCGGCTGGACGGCAGCGGCCGCTGGCGGCATTATACCATGGCCGAAGGGCTCCCGAGCGATTACATTTTCCGGTTGCTGGAAGACCGCAGGGGCAGGATATGGGCCACCACATCGCGGGGGCTCGTGCAGCTGGAGCCGGAATCCGGCGCGGTGAAGATATTTACCACGAGCCATGGCCTGCTCAACAACCAGTTCAACTACAATTCCGGGTACCAGGATAAAGAAGGCAACATGTACATCGGCTCCGTAAAGGGCATGATCCGCTTCAATCCCGATAAATTCCTGCCCGATACTTCCGCCGCGCCGGTGTATATTACGGGGATGGACGTGCGCAACATGACCATGGGGCCAGACGAAAAGCGGAACATCCATTATTCGAAGAAGATCACGCTGCCGTACGACAAAGCGAATTTCAACATCGCCTTCGCCGCGCTCAGCTTCACGGCGCCCGACCTTATTTCGTACGCTTACCGGATGGAGGGGCTGGACAACGATTGGATATGGCTGAAAAACAACCGTACCGTATATTTCACCGATCTCAAACCGGGCCATTACACGTTTTACGTCACCACAACGGATGCGAACGGGAAGCGCCGCCCCGGCGCGGCGATGCTGCAGATCGAGATCACGCCGCCTTTCTGGGCCACGTCGTGGGCGTATTTGTTGTATGCCCTGGCGTTCGTTTCCACGGGTTATTACGCCATTGCGCGATACCACCGGCAGCAAACGTTCAAGCAGAAGCGGCGGATGGAAGCATTGCAGTTGAAGAAGGAAAAGGAACTGTACCAGGCGAAGGTGGACTTCCTCACCAACGTGGCCCACGAGATCAATACGCCGCTCACGCTCATCAAAGGGCCGCTGGAAGAGATCATGGAGCACCCGGGCGCGCTCGCCGAAAACAAGCATCACCTGGCCATTATGGAACGGAACACGAACCGGCTCGTCCAGCTCACGAACCAGCTGCTGGATTTCAGGCAGACCGAAGCATCGGGGTTCCGGCTGGATTTCGAACTGCTGGATTTGCGGAAGATTTTGCAGGATACGTACGATAACTTCCGCCTTCCCGCGCAGCAACGCAAACTCCAGTTCCATGTGGAATTGCCGGAAAACGAACTGAACGCCTGGGCCGACGAGGAAAGCGTCAACAAAATATTCAGCAACCTCTTCAGCAACGCCATCAAATACGGGCAAACGAAGGTGGAAGCCAGGCTGGAAACCGCCGGCGGACAGGTGCGCCTGACCGTGGCCAACGACGGGCCGCTCATCCCGGAAGACATGCGCGAGCGCATCTTTGCGCCCTTCGTGCGCCTGCGGGAAAACGAAAAACAGAAAGGCACGGGCATCGGGCTGAGCATCTGCCGGTCACTGACGGCGCTTCACAAGGGAGAATTGTACGTTACCGCCGAAAGCGGCCTCAATATTTTCACCTGGACCATCCCCGAAGGAGCGTCCATCAACCTGGTAAATTAA
- a CDS encoding DUF3823 domain-containing protein, which produces MKKRFAYILPLLALLAASCKKDNYDPPQARLHGRLVYQGQGIPVEYNQVPFQLYQFGFGKVGPVSNTTFTQEGTFSVLLFEGDYKLTVPNGQGPFLWKKLPDGRPDSIAIKISGDQQLDLEVTPFYMIRNVNMSAASGKVTATFALEKIVNGADGKNVERVNLYINKTAFVSSGGDYSIASSQKNAGAITDPASVSMEVTVPALVPAQSYIFARVGLKLQGVEDMIFSPVTKINL; this is translated from the coding sequence ATGAAAAAACGTTTTGCATATATACTTCCCCTGCTGGCCTTGCTGGCGGCTTCGTGCAAGAAAGACAACTACGATCCGCCGCAGGCGCGCCTTCATGGCCGGCTCGTGTACCAGGGCCAGGGCATCCCGGTAGAATACAACCAGGTACCGTTCCAGCTGTACCAGTTCGGTTTCGGGAAAGTGGGGCCCGTGTCCAACACCACCTTCACGCAGGAAGGCACTTTCTCCGTGCTGCTGTTCGAAGGCGATTACAAGCTCACCGTGCCCAACGGCCAGGGACCTTTCCTCTGGAAGAAACTGCCCGACGGGCGGCCGGATTCCATCGCCATCAAAATCAGCGGCGACCAGCAGCTCGACCTGGAAGTGACGCCTTTCTACATGATCCGCAACGTGAACATGAGCGCGGCTTCCGGAAAGGTAACGGCCACTTTCGCGCTGGAAAAGATCGTGAACGGGGCAGACGGCAAGAACGTGGAGCGCGTGAACCTGTACATCAACAAAACGGCTTTCGTATCCAGCGGCGGCGATTACAGCATCGCATCGTCGCAGAAGAACGCGGGCGCCATTACCGATCCGGCGAGCGTGTCGATGGAAGTGACCGTTCCCGCGCTGGTACCGGCCCAGTCTTACATCTTCGCAAGGGTAGGATTGAAGTTGCAGGGTGTGGAAGACATGATATTTTCTCCTGTCACCAAGATTAACCTTTGA
- a CDS encoding TonB-dependent receptor encodes MNDTALQKAATAGIPKILLLLLLCLPLAGAFAQTGPQKVSGFVRDSAGSPLPQVTIYEKGTRNGTLSGADGQFTIQVKPNAILVFTMVGFRTQELAATPGTAMNVALLSSATELTDVVVVGYGAARKKSLTNAISSVSAQDIGNVRGGATVSTTLAGKVPGVSFRMADGRPGASASIQIRNLGRPLYVIDGVQQDEGQFNNISPNDIESISFLKDASAAIYGVRAANGVVVVQTKRGRIGSRSSINLDANWGFQSWTRFIDVLDNSHEYMKLKAEAEMNRFPNIGDNPITTNITPEELEKYRLGTDYGYKSFNWRDYIVKENTPLNQYNLNFTGGTDRVTYYVSATRTFQNSVLGREYKFTRTNIQSNISAKVANGLRVGTSINGRVETRDNPGVPGVDDYWQARFAILRNTPMERPFANDNPAYLNDIKHNETNWGYLNTRYAGKFKNDWRQLQMNLDAEWDVPFVEGLKISGLYSYYMADNILNNHEYTYDTYTYNPSTDTYTRTGGSTNPWRERNQEKQINQSSQIRIGYERKFGDHKINAMVVSERINNQRLRNWIHAVPISNQLPLIYFNTSDTYTDQDNRQTRTGIAGRLNYEYGNKYFIEGLMRRDASFLFAPGKRVGYFPSVSAAWRVTEEGFMKNLVGNGSILTDFKVRGSYGILGDDGEALGLAEFAYYEGYNYNDGIAILDGVAVVGSRDRGVPITNISWLESSITNVGFDFSMLGGRLNGAFDYFVRKRNGLRGRKQDILLPSELGYALPDENINKDKRFGQDFSLSYSDKSGKLSYRIGGNISYSRGQFISSYNPLFFNSVDRYFNSGEGRLQGFTWGWEAVGQFKTQEEIDNYPVNIDGKGNRSLLPGDIIYKDVDGDGRITDNDRRPMGWASGQQPNMNFGLQIGLGYEGFDFTADFSGASHFTWIQEWEMKVPFINDGNLNKIFTDRWHREDIYDRNSAWQSGKYPALRYNDQGHSNNRASTFWNHNITYFRARTIELGYTLPTPLVNRAKIQKARFYVNAYNLFILDNMKAYSTDPEITETNGLQYPQSKVFNVGCSLSF; translated from the coding sequence ATGAACGACACTGCACTACAAAAAGCAGCGACGGCGGGTATCCCGAAGATACTCCTACTGCTGTTGCTCTGCCTGCCACTGGCAGGGGCCTTTGCGCAGACAGGCCCGCAAAAGGTTTCGGGTTTCGTGCGCGACAGCGCCGGATCGCCGCTCCCACAGGTTACCATTTATGAAAAAGGTACCCGTAATGGTACGCTTTCCGGGGCCGACGGGCAATTCACCATCCAGGTGAAACCCAATGCCATTCTCGTTTTTACCATGGTAGGCTTCCGTACCCAGGAGTTGGCCGCCACGCCGGGAACGGCCATGAACGTGGCCCTGCTCAGTTCCGCCACTGAGTTGACGGACGTAGTGGTAGTAGGATATGGCGCGGCACGGAAAAAATCCCTCACCAATGCCATCTCCAGCGTTTCCGCACAAGACATCGGCAATGTGCGCGGCGGCGCCACCGTGAGCACCACGCTCGCGGGGAAAGTGCCCGGCGTATCGTTCCGGATGGCCGACGGGCGGCCCGGCGCTTCCGCATCCATCCAGATCCGCAACCTCGGCCGGCCGCTTTACGTGATCGACGGGGTGCAGCAGGACGAAGGACAGTTCAACAACATTTCACCTAACGACATCGAAAGCATTTCTTTCCTCAAAGACGCGTCTGCCGCCATTTACGGCGTGCGCGCGGCCAACGGGGTAGTGGTGGTGCAAACCAAAAGGGGCCGCATCGGCAGCCGCAGTTCCATTAACCTCGACGCCAACTGGGGCTTCCAGAGCTGGACGCGCTTCATCGACGTGCTCGACAATTCCCACGAGTACATGAAACTGAAAGCCGAAGCCGAAATGAACCGGTTCCCCAATATCGGCGACAATCCCATCACCACCAACATCACGCCCGAAGAACTGGAGAAGTACCGGCTGGGCACGGATTACGGCTATAAAAGTTTCAACTGGCGGGATTATATCGTCAAGGAAAATACCCCGCTCAACCAGTACAATCTCAACTTTACCGGCGGTACCGATCGCGTAACGTATTATGTTTCCGCTACGCGGACGTTCCAGAACTCTGTGCTGGGGCGCGAATACAAATTCACCCGTACCAACATCCAGAGCAATATTTCCGCGAAAGTAGCCAACGGCCTGCGCGTGGGAACGAGCATCAACGGCCGCGTGGAAACCCGCGACAATCCCGGTGTTCCCGGAGTGGACGACTACTGGCAGGCGCGCTTCGCCATTTTGCGGAACACGCCCATGGAGCGCCCTTTCGCCAACGACAATCCGGCTTACCTGAACGATATCAAGCATAACGAAACCAACTGGGGCTACCTCAACACCCGCTACGCCGGCAAGTTCAAGAACGACTGGCGCCAGCTCCAGATGAACCTCGACGCGGAATGGGACGTCCCCTTCGTGGAAGGCCTCAAGATCAGCGGACTGTACTCGTATTACATGGCGGACAACATCCTCAACAACCACGAGTACACTTACGATACCTACACCTACAATCCTTCCACCGATACCTACACCCGTACGGGCGGTTCCACCAACCCCTGGCGGGAGCGCAACCAGGAAAAGCAGATCAATCAGAGCTCGCAGATACGGATCGGGTATGAAAGGAAGTTCGGCGACCACAAGATCAACGCCATGGTGGTGAGCGAGCGCATCAACAACCAGCGCCTCCGCAACTGGATCCACGCCGTGCCCATCTCGAACCAGCTGCCGCTCATCTATTTCAATACTTCGGATACCTACACCGACCAGGACAACCGCCAGACGCGTACCGGTATCGCCGGCCGCCTGAACTACGAATACGGCAACAAATACTTCATCGAGGGCCTCATGCGCCGCGATGCCTCGTTCCTCTTCGCGCCCGGCAAACGCGTGGGCTACTTTCCCAGTGTGTCGGCCGCATGGCGCGTCACGGAAGAAGGGTTCATGAAAAACCTCGTGGGCAATGGGAGCATCCTGACAGATTTCAAAGTCCGCGGTTCGTACGGGATTTTGGGCGATGACGGAGAGGCGCTCGGCCTGGCGGAATTCGCCTACTACGAAGGCTATAACTACAACGACGGTATCGCGATACTGGACGGCGTGGCCGTAGTGGGCTCGCGCGACCGGGGCGTTCCCATCACGAACATCAGCTGGCTGGAAAGCTCCATCACCAACGTGGGCTTCGATTTCAGTATGCTCGGCGGACGGCTGAACGGCGCTTTCGATTACTTCGTGCGCAAACGGAACGGGCTCCGCGGCCGCAAGCAGGACATCCTGCTGCCTTCCGAGCTCGGGTATGCGCTGCCGGATGAAAACATCAATAAAGACAAGCGTTTCGGACAGGATTTCTCGCTCAGTTACAGCGATAAGTCGGGGAAATTGTCGTACCGCATCGGTGGAAACATCTCCTATTCCCGCGGCCAGTTCATTTCTTCCTACAATCCCCTGTTCTTCAACTCGGTAGACCGCTACTTCAATTCCGGCGAAGGCCGTTTGCAGGGCTTTACCTGGGGATGGGAAGCCGTGGGGCAGTTTAAAACGCAGGAAGAGATCGACAACTATCCCGTCAACATCGACGGAAAGGGCAACAGGAGCCTCCTGCCCGGGGATATTATCTACAAAGACGTGGACGGCGACGGGCGGATCACCGATAACGACCGCCGGCCCATGGGCTGGGCTTCCGGCCAGCAACCCAACATGAACTTCGGCCTGCAGATCGGGCTGGGATATGAAGGGTTCGATTTCACGGCCGATTTCTCCGGCGCCTCGCATTTCACCTGGATCCAGGAATGGGAGATGAAAGTGCCTTTCATTAACGACGGCAACCTGAACAAGATATTCACCGACCGCTGGCACAGGGAAGATATTTACGATCGCAACAGTGCATGGCAATCCGGCAAGTATCCCGCGCTGCGCTACAACGACCAGGGGCATAGCAACAACCGCGCGTCTACTTTCTGGAACCACAACATCACGTATTTCCGCGCCAGGACGATAGAGCTGGGGTATACTTTGCCCACGCCGCTGGTGAACCGTGCGAAAATCCAGAAAGCGCGCTTCTACGTGAATGCGTACAACCTCTTCATCCTCGACAACATGAAAGCCTACAGCACCGATCCGGAGATCACGGAAACGAACGGGTTGCAATATCCGCAGAGCAAGGTGTTTAACGTTGGCTGCAGTCTTTCATTCTAA